One window of the Bartonella bacilliformis KC583 genome contains the following:
- a CDS encoding biopolymer transporter ExbD has protein sequence MAMNFRDDWDNAEDFELNNTINVTPFIDVILVLLIVFMVAAPLATSVIPVQLPSVTQEPVSHPDEPLYITLKKDESWYVGNKPVSEADFMEILSQETEQNLETKILINADAEIDYGYVVGVIDRVRMAGYTKIGLVGLQKTANKTVETIPAE, from the coding sequence ATGGCCATGAATTTTCGAGATGATTGGGATAATGCAGAAGATTTTGAGCTCAATAATACAATCAATGTGACGCCTTTCATTGATGTTATTTTGGTGTTGCTCATTGTTTTTATGGTGGCAGCGCCTTTGGCTACATCGGTCATTCCTGTTCAACTGCCATCTGTTACGCAAGAGCCTGTTTCACATCCTGATGAACCACTTTACATTACTTTAAAAAAGGATGAATCTTGGTATGTCGGCAATAAGCCTGTGAGTGAGGCTGATTTTATGGAGATCTTATCTCAAGAGACTGAGCAGAATCTTGAAACGAAGATTTTAATCAATGCTGATGCTGAAATTGATTATGGCTATGTGGTGGGTGTGATTGATCGGGTCCGCATGGCTGGCTATACCAAAATTGGCCTTGTCGGGCTGCAAAAAACGGCCAATAAAACGGTTGAGACTATTCCTGCTGAATAA
- the glmM gene encoding phosphoglucosamine mutase, translating to MARKYFGTDGIRGKANIFPMTPDFAMKVGIAVGVLFRSKATSRRVVIGKDTRLSCYMLENALVAGFTAAGMDAFLLGPIPTPAVAMLCRSLRADIGVMISASHNAFYDNGIKLFGPDGFKLSDEKETKIEALLDSDISELPLANCEEIGRAKRVEGDIYRYIEYAKRTLPRDVRLDALRIVVDCANGATYKAAPRALWELGAEVIAINDEPNGFNINQECGSTDLTSLRNKVHEVRADVGIALDGDGDRVLMVDEKGQMIDGDQLIAVIAEHWHKTGRLHHKGIVTTVMSNLGLERFLSEKGLKLIRTDVGDRYVVDMMRQKKYNIGGESSGHIILSDFCTTGDGLVAALQVLACMKESQQPMSQLCKRFEPVPQILKNKVVHNKNVLQKSEVQAALTKASEHLGKEGRLLVRASGTEPVIRVMAEGDDRKAMTAIVDDLITLIARHDHD from the coding sequence ATGGCGCGTAAATATTTCGGTACAGATGGAATCCGTGGAAAAGCTAATATTTTCCCCATGACACCAGATTTCGCCATGAAAGTGGGGATAGCTGTTGGTGTTTTGTTTCGATCAAAAGCGACATCCCGTCGTGTTGTCATCGGGAAAGATACTCGATTATCTTGTTATATGCTTGAAAATGCTTTGGTTGCAGGGTTCACAGCAGCAGGGATGGATGCCTTTTTGCTGGGGCCTATCCCAACACCTGCTGTGGCGATGTTGTGTCGTTCATTACGCGCTGATATTGGGGTGATGATTTCTGCCTCTCATAATGCTTTTTATGATAATGGCATCAAGCTTTTTGGTCCTGATGGTTTTAAGCTGTCAGATGAAAAAGAAACAAAAATAGAGGCTTTGCTTGATTCTGATATTTCAGAACTGCCCCTGGCCAATTGTGAAGAAATTGGGCGAGCAAAACGGGTTGAAGGCGATATTTATCGTTATATTGAGTATGCCAAGCGGACTTTGCCGCGTGATGTGCGTTTGGATGCTTTGCGTATTGTGGTTGATTGTGCCAATGGTGCTACCTATAAAGCGGCGCCGCGTGCTTTATGGGAATTAGGGGCTGAGGTTATTGCCATTAATGATGAACCTAATGGTTTTAATATTAATCAAGAATGTGGTTCAACAGATCTGACATCTTTAAGAAATAAAGTTCATGAAGTGCGTGCTGATGTTGGTATTGCACTTGATGGTGATGGCGATCGTGTTTTGATGGTTGATGAAAAAGGGCAAATGATTGATGGTGATCAGTTGATTGCGGTCATTGCGGAACATTGGCACAAAACTGGGCGGTTGCACCATAAAGGCATTGTGACAACGGTGATGTCGAATTTAGGGTTGGAGCGCTTTTTATCGGAAAAAGGGCTAAAGCTTATCCGCACAGATGTTGGGGATCGCTATGTTGTTGATATGATGCGCCAGAAGAAATATAATATTGGTGGTGAATCCTCTGGCCATATTATTTTGAGTGATTTCTGCACCACGGGGGATGGCTTGGTGGCCGCTTTGCAGGTTTTGGCTTGTATGAAGGAAAGTCAACAACCGATGAGCCAGTTGTGTAAGCGCTTTGAGCCTGTGCCACAAATTTTGAAAAACAAGGTCGTGCACAATAAAAATGTCTTGCAAAAGTCTGAAGTGCAAGCAGCCCTTACGAAAGCCTCTGAGCATTTAGGCAAAGAGGGGCGGCTGTTGGTGCGCGCTTCTGGGACAGAACCGGTGATCCGTGTCATGGCAGAAGGGGATGACCGCAAAGCTATGACTGCTATAGTTGATGATCTCATTACGCTGATTGCGCGCCATGATCATGATTAA
- a CDS encoding MotA/TolQ/ExbB proton channel family protein — MGPDVAPLLEGNFPSFAAHDFSPLGMFMAADFVVKAVMVLLILASIVSWTIAFAKIVEITLAKRKARRALHSAQQAQTLACLVDQLQNQTGASVLFLQETLREISLSTQQDVSLSAQQGFISSMQQGVAGQKGVALSTMQQGFSVQKGVPLSTMQQGVSVQKGVPLSTTQQSAAGSEEAENNNNPDILSGMLHEGVKERVHSLLSRSLLVATQRMAAGNAILATIGAISPFVGLFATVWGIMNSFIGIAKTQTTRLDVVAPGIAEALLATALGLFVAIPAVVMYNGLSRALSHYRSDLGNVAAAIERLLSRDMDRQRQQKSLQ, encoded by the coding sequence ATGGGACCTGACGTAGCACCACTTCTAGAGGGTAATTTCCCTTCATTTGCAGCGCATGATTTTTCCCCTCTTGGCATGTTTATGGCAGCCGATTTTGTTGTAAAAGCCGTGATGGTTCTTCTTATTTTGGCATCTATTGTATCGTGGACAATTGCTTTTGCCAAAATCGTTGAAATCACTTTGGCAAAACGCAAAGCACGGCGCGCTTTACACTCCGCTCAGCAGGCGCAGACTTTGGCGTGTTTGGTGGATCAGTTGCAAAATCAAACAGGGGCGAGTGTTTTATTTCTCCAAGAGACATTGAGAGAAATTTCTTTGTCAACACAACAGGATGTTAGTCTATCCGCACAACAGGGCTTTATCTCATCCATGCAACAAGGTGTTGCTGGACAAAAAGGCGTTGCTCTATCAACAATGCAACAGGGTTTTTCCGTACAAAAGGGCGTTCCTCTGTCAACAATGCAACAGGGTGTTTCCGTACAAAAAGGTGTTCCTTTGTCAACAACGCAACAGAGCGCTGCTGGGTCTGAAGAGGCAGAGAACAACAATAATCCAGACATTCTTTCAGGCATGCTCCATGAAGGTGTGAAAGAACGGGTTCATTCGCTGTTATCGCGCTCCTTATTGGTGGCAACACAGCGTATGGCAGCAGGCAATGCTATCTTGGCAACGATTGGGGCCATTTCTCCCTTTGTCGGGCTTTTTGCAACCGTTTGGGGGATTATGAATTCCTTTATTGGAATTGCAAAAACACAAACAACGCGGTTAGATGTGGTGGCACCAGGCATTGCGGAAGCCTTATTGGCAACGGCTCTTGGGCTTTTTGTTGCGATCCCCGCTGTGGTGATGTACAATGGTTTGTCACGTGCCTTGAGCCATTATCGCAGTGATTTAGGCAATGTCGCTGCGGCCATTGAAAGACTCTTAAGTCGTGATATGGATCGACAAAGACAACAAAAAAGTCTCCAATAA